Proteins encoded in a region of the Dromaius novaehollandiae isolate bDroNov1 chromosome 18, bDroNov1.hap1, whole genome shotgun sequence genome:
- the BPTF gene encoding nucleosome-remodeling factor subunit BPTF isoform X4, with translation MRGRRGRPPKQQQPAAASAQASSPAPPAPAGPIGGLRSRQRGSSRGRWATSAQAETAGPKQKGAGAAQASSSAATSPRGGSKRKAGSGGSSTPGGGGSSGKGRGRAGAGGAGGGGGGGSCNSQGRAASSRRSISKVVYDDHESEEEEESMVSEEEEEGDPEDNQDSEEEEEEEIMEEEDDDDSDYPEEMEDEDDASYCTESSFRSHSTYSSTPGRRRQRVHRPRSPILEEKDIPPLEFPKSSEDLMVPSEHIMNVIAIYEVLRNFGTVLRLSPFRFEDFCAALVSQEQCTLMAEMHIVLLKAVLREEDTSNTTFGPADLKDSVNSTLYFIDGMTWPEVLRVYCESDKEYHHVLPYQETEDYPYGPVENKIKVLQFLVDQFLTTNIAREELMSEGVIQYDDHCRVCHKLGDLLCCETCSAVYHLECVKPPLEEVPEDEWQCEVCVAHKVPGVTDCVAEIQKNKPYIRHEPVGYDRHRRKYWFLNRRIIIEEDSESEKDKKIWYYSTKIQLAELIECLDKDYWEADLCKTLEEMREEIHRHMDVTEDLTNKARGNNKSFLSAANDEILEIIRIRKGEVGEDKNTSADEAEKAKSDVDDGQTDTEKGKEESADQDKTEETPAEQDTEKVKTEEATVVGDKSNSETSSTDDNNTNPSAGETSCSEGKNAMGCQSETLDSNNVAEKKVASELPQELSEETGQMIPSNSSSVSAAPLQSDVENSNSSELSSLQNDSVKMSDDAENAERGSQDSEDLGEKSNGERSDSPGTGKGAPGSTRMLTRLRNPDSKLSQMKNQQVAAAAHEANKLHKEGREVLVVNSQGEVSRMNAKKEVVMKGNINNYFKLGQEGKYRVYHNQYATNSFALNKHQHREDHDKRRHLSHKFCLTPAGEFKWNGSVHGSKVLTISTLRLTIIQLENNIPASFLHPNWASHRSNWIKAVQMCSKPREFALALAILECAIKPVVMLPIWRESLGHTRLRRMTALEREEKEKVKKKERKQEEEETMQQATWVKYTFPVKHQVWKQKGEEYRVTGYGGWSWISKTHVHRFVPKLPGNTNANYRKLLPTKNEDMTIEKCDLEKRKNPVKVKIEKDKMKDSRDLQAKNKADVSETLGKVHVKEEKKSSEEKAEISANSENLNHAKGKAEKEIDCENDKVIKEEPMDIDDVKIESPIKDEDSHCKRDIINVSEGFHLRTCYKRKVKSSKLDGLLERRIKQFTLEEKQRLERMKLEASAKTVGIRSVSPQKIIDELQAGKVKEGSQFDMSSEDRTYISDKTQTEDVEQDCLPISSLSHTKSGEPDELSLPSANRLSKGEGQLLDEDSPQCSEGESSVQSDSKESNPEPMTTDKCQGQEVLKECESSFADGLKQTNAESKIKWDVLETSEKPLKQKLPVSRVSQSECENLQPVVTESSRRKDVLAVLENTEGNSEWQSKDPESNCMIKSPSEPTSFQEGEMEEETVLRKTEGKSENKTVFHQKSVSKDLEAFKTELISERSHESQTLEHMDGAETDEELLSSKLSEANGKKKGQELKVETSTISRCVDQTNLNSITDKKNNKNESETDVEKEKSAFQMNGKDNDKILSNDECLVKDTCETTAGSDTEPKVNNINKSIPEHEIKPLTFKESSVKPFMNGDIMVEGTNDKNNVDPKSSLQSSPEFESGESLQPPHEVPDYVQKTEEKQLSPERSTFVGTASTPTHTFCKENNLSGETECMETEVIEDKKVAPSPVTSCEESSLSSDFADQNGLQTYKVENTNGENKIKTIITEVTTTTSTVSTESKTVFKVAETVAANDEKTTVVSSTENCAISTVTTTTTVTKLTTPATDSNVDVISVQEHSKTVVTTTVTDSLTTSEGTLVTSMTVSKEYSTKDKVKLMKFARPKKTRSGTALPSYRKFVTKSSKKSIFVLPNDDLKKLARKGGIREVPYFNYNAKPALDIWPYPSPRPTFGITWRYRLQTVKSLAGVSLMLRLLWACLKWDDMAAKAPPGGGTTRTETSETEITTTEIIKRRDVGPYGIRSEYCIRKIICPIGVPEAPKETPTPQRKGLRSSALRPKRPETPKQTGPVIIESWVAEEELELWEIRAFAERVEKEKAQAVEQQAKVSELKKSEEFKAQMEAQLKQQRLAAQQKRLEQQKQIPAAGVAPAVTTASSTATTVSTPQKVVVGPLTGPVPTGTKVVLTTKVGSPATVTFQQNKNFHQTFATWVKQGQSSTATSTAATSATTIASTGQTFQISGSPVTMAGKVITKLPLPANSKIVAVNVPSTQGGVVQVQQKVLGIIPSTTGASQTFTSFQPRTATVTIRPNTTGTLGTTSTSQVMQGTPLRPGMTVIRTPLQQSTLGKTIIRTPLVVQQGQTQQVVTQIIRGQPVSTAVSSTSTASSSPGQKTVTSPGTPPQPIQPQTTPQPPRPQQGQVKLTMAQLTQLTQGQGGSQGLTVVIQGQGQTTGQLQLIPQGVTVIPGPGQQLMQAAMPNGTIQRFLFTPLPAAATTASTTTTTVSTSTSAAGEQKQALQAQPTSALPPIQPQPQSQQQSQPQVQNQSISPVPSAQPQAPQPPLQPETQTQPESQTPTSVDSPATPEAQSSKSPVTVQSPTQTQAQGQSPVQVQSQPQTAIPPQGQSQVQPQQPAQVQTTTQQQIPMQPHAPIQIQAQLQQSQPQVQTSVSTLPTTQSLNQVPVQSPTRPQLQLQQPPTKVITVPQLQQQVQVLSQLQSHVVAQIQAQQGSVPQQIKLQLPIQIQQTSPVQAHQIQNVVTVQAASVQEQLQRVQQLREQQQKKKQQQIEIKREHTLQASNQSDIIQKQVVMKQNAVIEHLKQKKTLTPAEREENQRMIVCNQVMKYILDKIDKEEKQAAKKRKREESVEQKRSKQNATKLSALLFKHKEQLKAEILKKRALLDKDLQIEVQEELKKDLTKIKKEKEKAQAAAAAAAAAAAAAAAAATAPPPPPPPPLPPPPQQHSANVTSSSTTVPMPVSSQKRKRDEEKDSSASKSKKKKMISTTSKETKKDTKLYCICKTPYDESKFYIGCDLCTNWYHGECVGITEKEAKKMDVYICNDCKRAQEGSSEELYCICRTPYDESQFYIGCDRCQNWYHGRCVGILQSEADLIDEYVCPQCQSTEDAMTVLSPLTDKDYEGLRRVLRSLQAHKMAWPFLEPVDPNDAPDYYGVIKEPMDLATMEERILKRYYKKVTEFVADMTKIFDNCRYYNPSDSPFYQCAEVLESFFVQKLKGFKASRGKNKTNGSNLALIPS, from the exons GTAGGAGAAGACAAAGAGTGCATCGTCCTCGTTCtccaattttggaagaaaaagatatCCCACCTTTGGAGTTTCCTAAATCCTCAGAGGACTTAATGGTGCCTAGTGAGCATATAATGAATGTTATTGCCATCTATGAGGTACTAAGGAACTTTGGCACTGTTTTACGCCTCTCTCCTTTTCGTTTTGAGGACTTCTGTGCTGCTCTGGTAAGTCAAGAGCAGTGCACACTTATGGCAGAGATGCATATAgtgcttttaaaagcagttttacgTGAAGAAGACACTTCAAATACTACCTTTGGACCTGCTGACCTCAAAGATAGCGTTAATTCCACTTTGTATTTCATAGATGGAATGACGTGGCCAGAGGTTCTGCGGGTATATTGTGAGAGTGACAAGGAATACCATCATGTTCTTCCTTATCAAGAGACAGAGGACTATCCTTATGGACCAGTAGAGAATAAAATCAAAGTTCTGCAGTTCTTAGTGGATCAGTTTCTTACAACAAACATTGCACGTGAAGAGTTAATGTCAGAAGGTGTTATCCAATATGATGATCATTGTAGGGTTTGTCACAAACTTGGGGATTTGCTTTGCTGTGAAACTTGTTCAGCCGTGTACCACTTAGAGTGCGTGAAACCACCTCTTGAAGAGGTACCGGAGGATGAATGGCAGTGTGAAGTCTGCGTAGCACATAAGGTGCCTGGAGTAACTGACTGTGTTGCTGAAATCCAAAAAAATAAACCATACATTCGACATGAACCCGTTGGATATGACAGGCATAGAAGAAAATACTGGTTCCTGAACAGGAGAATTATTAT AGAAGAAGATTCAGAAAGTGAGAAAGATAAGAAAATCTGGTACTATAGCACAAAGATACAGTTGGCAGAGTTGATTGAATGCCTAGACAAAGATTACTGGGAAGCTGACCTATGCAAAACTCTGGAAGAAATGCGTGAAGAAATTCATCGGCACATGGATGTAACAGAAGACCTTACTAATAAAGCACGGGGCAACAACAagtccttcctttctgcagcaaatG ATGAAATTTTGGAGATTATCAGAATAAGAAAAGGAGAAGTAGGGGAAGATAAAAACACATCAGCCGATGAGGCAGAAAAGGCCAAAAGTGATGTTGATGATGGCCAGACAGATACTGAGAAAGGCAAGGAGGAATCTGCAGATCAAGATAAAACTGAAGAAACACCTGCTGAGCAAGacacagaaaaagtgaaaacagaag AGGCAACAGTCGTTGGGGATAAAAGTAACTCTGAAACATCAAGCACTGACGACAACAACACAAATCCTTCTGCAGGAGAGACTAGTTGCTCTGAAGGGAAGAACGCAATGGGGTGTCAGTCAGAAACCCTTGATAGCAACAACGTGGCAGAGAAGAAGGTGGCATCAGAGCTCCCTCAGGAACTCTCAG AGGAAACTGGTCAGATGATCCCTAGCAACAGTAGTAGTGTATCTGCTGCACCTCTACAGTCAGATGttgaaaacagcaacagcagtgaGTTGAGCTCTCTGCAGAATGACTCCGTTAAGATGTCTGATGATGCTGAAAATGCAGAGAGAGGATCCCAGGATTCAGAGGACTTAG GAGAGAAATCTAATGGTGAAAGAAGTGACTCTCCAGGCACAGGAAAAGGTGCACCAGGTTCGACACGAATGCTCACAAGATTACGAAATCCAGATAGCAAGTTGAGCCAGATGAAAAATCAGCAGGTTGCTGCTGCAGCGCATGAAGCAAATAAATTACATAAAGAAGGCAGAGAG GTTCTGGTGGTCAACTCTCAAGGTGAAGTCTCCCGAATGAACGCAAAGAAGGAAGTTGTGATGAAAGGAAATATCAACAACTATTTCAAATTAGGGCAAGAGGGGAAGTATCGCGTTTATCATAACCAATATGCCACTAATTCATTCGCATTGAACAAGCACCAGCACAGGGAGGACCATGACAAGAGACGGCATCTCTCACATAAATTCTGCCTGACTCCTGCTGGAGAGTTCAAATGGAACGGGTCTGTACACGGGTCCAAAGTTCTCACCATATCCACTTTGAGGCTAACTATTATTCAGCTAGAAAACAATATCCCAGCATCATTCCTTCACCCTAACTGGGCTTCCCACAG GTCTAACTGGATTAAGGCTGTTCAGATGTGTAGCAAACCTAGAGAATTTGCGCTTGCTCTGGCTATATTGGAATGCGCAATTAAACCAGTTGTCATGCTGCCAATCTGGCGAGAATCCTTGGGGCACACTAG ATTACGCAGAATGACAGCAttagaaagagaggaaaaggagaaagtgaaaaaaaaagagagaaaacaagaagaagaagaaacaatgcAGCAAGCTACATGGGTGAAATATACCTTTCCTGTCAAACATCAg gtttggaaacaaaaaggagaggaatatAGAGTAACCGGATATGGTGGCTGGAGCTGGATTAGTAAAACACATGTCCATAGGTTTGTGCCCAAACTACCTGGAAATACTAATGCAAATTACAGAAAGTTGCTACCGA CAAAGAATGAAGATATGACTATTGAAAAATGCgacttggagaaaagaaaaaatccagtaaaggtaaaaatagaaaaagataaaatgaagGATTCTCGTGATCTGCAAGCAAAGAACAAAGCAGATGTTTCAGAAACCTTGGGGAAAGTACacgtgaaagaagaaaaaaagtcaagtgaagaaaaagcagaaattagTGCAAATTCTGAAAACTTAAATCATGCAAAAGGTAAAG CGGAAAAAGAAATTGATTGTGAAAATGATAAAGTCATCAAGGAAGAACCTATGGATATAGATGATGTGAAAATTGAATCCCCCATAAAAGATGAGGATAGTCATTGTAAACGGGATATAATCAATGTCAGTGAGGGATTTCATTTAAGGACTTGCtacaaaagaaaagtaaaatcatCAAAATTAGATGGACTACTTGAGAGGCGAATAAAACAATTtacactggaagaaaaacagcGTCTAGAAAGGATGAAACTGGAGGCTAGTGCTAAAACTGTAGGCATTCGATCTGTAAGCCCCCAGAAAATCATAGATGAGCTACAAGCAGGAAAAGTAAAAGAAGGAAGCCAGTTTGACATGTCTTCCGAAGACAGAACCTATATTTCAGATAAGACCCAAACTGAAGATGTGGAACAGGACTGCTTGCCGATCAGCAGCCTCTCTCATACCAAAAGTGGTGAGCCAGATGAGCTGTCTTTGCCTTCAGCAAATAGGCTGTCAAAGGGAGAAGGCCAGCTGCTGGATGAAGACTCCCCTCAGTGCTCTGAAGGTGAAAGCTCAGTTCAGAGTGACAGTAAAGAAAGCAACCCTGAACCTATGACTACTGATAAATGTCAAGGGCAAGAGGTTCTTAAGGAATGTGAGAGTTCCTTTGCAGATGGCTTGaaacaaacaaatgcagaaaGTAAAATCAAATGGGATGTTTTGGAAACAAGTGAAAAACCTTTGAAGCAAAAATTACCTGTTTCCAGAGTATCTCAGAGCGAATGTGAAAATTTACAGCCAGTGGTAACTGAAAGCAGCCGTAGAAAAGATGTTCTGGCTGTTCTTGAAAACACAGAAGGGAATTCTGAATGGCAGAGCAAAGACCCAGAAAGCAATTGCATGATAAAAAGCCCTTCTGAACCAACATCCTTTCAAGAAGGTGAGATGGAGGAAGAAACTGTTCTAAGAAAGACTGAAGGTAAATCAGAAAACAAGACTGTATTTCACCAAAAATCAGTTAGTAAAGATCTAGAAGCATTTAAAACAGAGCTAATTTCTGAAAGAAGTCATGAAAGTCAAACTCTGGAACACATGGATGGGGCAGAAACTGATGAGGAGTTACTGAGCTCTAAGCTATCTGAGGCTAATGGTAAAAAGAAAGGTCAGGAATTGAAAGTGGAGACAAGTACAATAAGCAGGTGTGTTGATCAGACAAATCTAAATAGTATTACTgacaaaaagaataataaaaatgaatctgAGACAGACgtagaaaaggaaaaatcagcatttcagaTGAATGGGAAAGACAATGATAAAATATTATCAAATGATGAATGCTTAGTTAAAGACACCTGTGAAACTACAGCAGGGAGTGATACTGAACCAAAagttaataatattaataaatccATTCCTGAACATGAAATAAAACCATTGACTTTTAAGGAGTCCTCAGTAAAACCATTTATGAACGGTGACATTATGGTAGAAGGcacaaatgacaaaaataatgtGGACCCTAAGTCATCTTTGCAGAGTTCACCAGAGTTTGAATCTGGAGAGAGTCTTCAGCCACCACATGAAGTTCCAGACTATgtgcagaaaactgaagaaaagcagctttctCCTGAAAGATCCACCTTTGTTGGCACTGCTTCCACACCGACGCATAcattctgtaaagaaaataacCTAAGCGGTGAAACAGAATGTATGGAAACTGAAGTCATTGAGGATAAGAAAGTTGCTCCATCACCTGTGACATCATGTGAGGAGTCTAGTTTGAGTAGTGACTTCGCTGATCAGAATGGTCTACAGACATATAAAGTGGAAAATActaatggagaaaataaaataaaaactatcaTTACTGAAGTGACTACCACAACATCAACTGTTTCTACAGAATCTAAAACTGTGTTTAAAGTTGCGGAGACTGTAGCTGCTAATGATGAGAAAACAACAGTGGTATCATCTACAGAAAATTGTGCCATATCTACTGTAACTACCACCACTACTGTAACTAAGCTTACCACTCCAGCTACAGACAGCAATGTTGATGTCATTTCTGTACAAGAGCATAGCAAAACAGTAGTTACAACAACAGTAACTGATTCACTGACCACCTCAGAAGGCACGTTGGTGACTTCCATGACTGTCAGCAAAGAGTATTCTACAAAAGACAAGGTGAAATTAATGAAATTTGCAAGACCCAAAAAAACTCGTTCTGGAACTGCCTTACCATCTTACAGAAAATTTGTTaccaaaagcagtaaaaaaagcatatttgttcTACCCAATGACGACTTGAAAAAGTTGGCCAGAAAAGGAGGGATCAGAGAAGTTCCTTATTTCAATTACAATGCAAAACCTGCCTTGGATATTTGGCCGTATCCATCTCCAAGACCAACTTTTGGGATCACTTGGAG ATATCGACTTCAAACAGTAAAATCATTGGCTGGAGTGAGTCTTATGTTGCGGTTACTGTGGGCATGTCTCAAATGGGATGATATGGCTGCAAAAGCTCCACCTGGGGGAGGAACTACACGTACAG AAACGTCTGAAACTGAAATTACAACAACAGAAATAATCAAGCGGAGAGATGTTGGTCCTTATGGAATCCGGTCAGAATACTGtataagaaaaattatttgtcCCATTGGTGTACCAGAGGCTCCAAAAG AAACTCCAACGCCTCAGAGGAAGGGACTACGATCAAGTGCGCTAAGGCCAAAAAGGCCCGAAACACCCAAGCAAACAGGCCCTGTTATCATTGAAAGTTGGGTAGCAGAGGAGGAATTGGAATTGTGGGAGATCAGGGCATTTGCTGAAAG GGTGGAGAAAGAAAAGGCGCAGGCAGTTGAACAGCAGGCTAAGGTTAGTGAACTGAAGAAGTCCGAGGAGTTCAAGGCCCAAATGGAGGCTCAGCTAAAACAGCAACGGTTGGCTGCCCAGCAG AAGCGACTGGAACAGCAGAAGCAGATACCTGCTGCAGGTGTGGCCCCCGCAGTCACTACAGCCAGCAGTACTGCAACTACTGTCTCAACTCCGCAGAAAGTTGTGGTAGGCCCTTTAACGGGTCCAGTTCCCACTGGAACCAAAGTAGTACTTACTACAAAAGTGGGTTCTCCGGCTACAGTAACATTCCAACAGAACAAGAATTTCCATCAGACCTTTGCTACTTGGGTTAAACAAGGCCAATCTTCAACAG CCACTAGCACAGCTGCCACCTCAGCCACAACCATTGCCAGCACAGGGCAGACCTTCCAGATCTCAGGCAGTCCAGTAACGATGGCAGGGAAAGTGATAACTAAGCTGCCACTCCCTGCAAACAGCAAGATTGTTGCCGTCAATGTGCCATCAACTCAAGGAG gTGTTGTTCAAGTTCAGCAAAAGGTATTGGGTATCATTCCGTCAACTACAGGTGCAAGTCAGACATTTACTTCATTCCAGCCAAGGACAGCGACTGTAACGATTAGGCCAAATACCACAGGGACTTTAGGAACAACAAGCACTTCACAG GTAATGCAAGGAACACCACTCCGCCCTGGTATGACAGTAATACGGACACCACTTCAGCAGTCAACACTTGGAAAGACCATCATTCGAACACCTCTAGTGGTGCAACAAG GTCAGACACAGCAGGTGGTGACTCAGATAATCAGGGGTCAGCCTGTCTCAACAGCAGTTTCTAGTACTAGCACAGCTTCTTCAAGTCCTGGGCAGAAGACAGTAACATCTCCTGGAACGCCACCTCAGCCCATACAGCCACAAACCACACCGCAGCCCCCTCGCCCTCAGCAGGGACAAGTGAAACTCACTATGGCCCAGCTCACACAACTAACGCAAGGACAG GGTGGCAGTCAAGGATTAACTGTGGTAATTCAGGGACAAGGTCAAACTACTGGTCAATTACAATTAATCCCTCAGGGTGTGACTGTAATACCAGGTCCAGGACAACAGCTAATGCAAGCAGCTATGCCAAATGGTACAATTCAAAGATTCCTTTTCACCCCGCTACCAGCAGCAGCTACTACAGCTAGCACCACTACAACAACAGTTTCCACTTCAACCTCAG CTGCAGGAGAACAGAAGCAAGCTTTACAGGCACAACCAACATCAGCGCTGCCGCCAATTCAGCCGCAGCCTCAGAGTCAGCAGCAATCTCAGCCCCAAGTGCAGAATCAGAGTATTTCGCCTGTGCCATCGGCTCAGCCACAGGCACCTCAGCCACCACTTCAGCCTGAAACTCAGACCCAGCCTGAATCTCAGACTCCAACATCTGTTGACTCTCCAGCCACACCTGAAGCACAGTCATCTAAATCTCCAGTGACAGTTCAGTCTCCGACACAGACCCAGGCTCAAGGGCAATCTCCAGTGCAAGTCCAGAGTCAGCCGCAGACTGCCATCCCTCCACAAGGCCAGTCCCAAGTCCAGCCTCAACAACCAGCTCAGGTGCAGACTACCACCCAACAACAGATTCCGATGCAGCCCCATGCTCCCATACAAATTCAAGCTCAGCTGCAGCAATCACAACCTCAGGTTCAGACTTCAGTCTCAACCCTTCCAACTACTCAAAGTTTAAATCAGGTTCCTGTGCAATCCCCAACTCGTCCTCAGCTGCAACTTCAGCAGCCTCCAACAAAAGTTATTACAGTGCCTCAGCTTCAGCAACAAGTCCAAGTTCTCTCTCAGCTTCAGTCACATGTTGTGGCTCAGATACAAGCCCAACAAGGCAGTGTGCCCCAGCAGATCAAGCTTCAGTTACCTATTCAGATTCAACAAACTAGCCCAGTACAGGCTCACCAGATTCAGAATGTGGTAACAGTTCAAGCAGCTAGTGttcaggagcagctgcagagagttcagcagctcagggagcagcaacagaagaaaaagcagcaacagaTAGAAATTAAACGTGAGCACACCCTTCAGGCTTCTAATCAAAGTGACATTATCCAGAAACAG GTGGTTATGAAACAGAATGCTGTGATAGAACACTTGAAGCAGAAGAAGACGCTGACTCCAGctgagagggaagaaaatcagAG AATGATTGTATGCAACCAAGTGATGAAATATATTCTGGATAAGAtagataaagaagaaaaacaggcagcTAAGAAACGAAAGCGAGAAGAGAGTGTGGAACAGAAGCGTAGTAAGCAGAATGCTACCAAGCTGTCGGCTCTGCTTTTCAAGCATAAAGAACAGCTGAAAgctgaaatattgaaaaaaagaGCACTTCTGGACAAAGATCTACAAATTGAAGTGCAG GAGGAGCTAAAGAAAGACTTGactaaaattaagaaagaaaaggaaaaagcgcaggcagctgctgctgcggctgcagccgctgctgctgcggctgccgcTGCAGCCACTGCACCTCCTCCACCGCCGCCACCACCACTGCCACCGCCACCACAGCAGCACTCAGCCAATGTCACATCCTCCTCCACCACAGTCCCAATGCCAGTATCCTCCCAGAAGAGAAAACGAGATGAGGAGAAAGATTCGTCGGCTTCCAagtccaagaaaaagaaaatgatttctacTACCTCAAAGGAAACAAAGAAGGACACAAAGCTTTACTGCATCTGTAAAACGCCTTATGATGAATCTAA GTTCTATATTGGCTGTGATCTTTGTACTAACTGGTATCATGGAGAATGTGTTGGCATCACAGAAAAGGAGGCTAAGAAAATGGATGTGTACATCTGTAATGATTGTAAACGGGCACAAGAGGGCAGCAGTGAGGAATTGTACTGTATCTGCAGAACACCTTATGATGAGTCACA ATTTTACATTGGCTGCGACCGATGTCAGAACTGGTATCATGGGCGTTGTGTTGGCATTTTACAAAGTGAGGCAGATCTCATTGATGAATATGTGTGTCCACAATGTCAGTCCACAGAAGATGCCATGACTGTACTCAGTCCACTAACTGATAAAGATTATGAAGGTTTAAGAAGAGTACTACGTTCCTTGCAG GCTCACAAGATGGCATGGCCATTCTTGGAACCGGTAGATCCAAACGATGCACCAGATTATTATGGCGTTATTAAAGAACCAATGG